Within Caulobacter segnis, the genomic segment GCTGGGAGGATGTGAAGATCGTGGTGATCGGCGACGTCGCCGTGCTGCGCGCCCGCACGCGCATGAGCGGCAAGGGCGCGGATGGGCCGTTCGCCAGCCTCAACGACTTCGCCGATGTCTATGTGAAGCGTGGCGGGGCGTGGAAAGCGATTTCGGCGCACGTTGTTCGGGTCGAGTGACCCGCCAGGCCGTGCGCCGGCCCCAACCTACCGCTTCCTGACGAACACCGTGCCGGCCGAATAGCCGGCGCCGAAGCTGCAGATCAGGCCCGTCTCGCCCGGCGCGAAGTCGTCGTTGGCGGTGTGGAAGGCGATGATCGAGCCTGCCGAACTGGTATTGGCGTATTCGTCCAGGATGATGACGTTCTCGCCGGGGGCCGGATCGCGGCCCAGCACCTTGCGGCCGATCATCTCGTTCATGTTGATGTTGGCCTGGTGCAGCCACAGGCGCTTCAGCGTCGCGGGGTCGATATCGAGATCGCGCGCGTGCTCGACGATCATCTCGCTGACCATCGGCACCACCTCGCGGAACACCTTGCGGCCTTCCTGGACGAACAGCTTGTCCTTGGCGTCGATCCCTTCCGGGGCCGCGCGATTCAGGAAGCCGAAGTTGTTGCGGATGTTGTTCGAGAACTGGGTCTTCAGCCGCGTGCCCAGGATCTCCCAGCCGTCGGTCGCCTGGTCGGCGTCCTCGACGATCACCGCCGTGGCGACATCGCCGAAGATGAAGTGGCTGTCGCGGTCCTTGAAGTTCAGATGGCCCGAGCAGATCTCGGGGTTGACCATCAGCACCGCCTTGGCGCTGCCGGTCGTGACGAAGTCGGCGGCGGTCTTGATGCCGAAGGTGGCCGACGAGCAGGCGACGTTCATGTCGAAGGCGAAGCCCTCGATGCCCAGGGCCTGCTGGATCTCGATCGCCATGGCCGGGTAGGGGCGCTGCATGTTCGAGGCCGCGCAGATCACCGCGCCGATCTCGCTGACCGGCTTGCCCCAGCGCGCGATCGCCTGCTCGGCGGCCTTCACCGCCATCTCGGCCAGGATCGACAGCTCGTCGTTCGAGCGCTCGGGGATGACCGGGCGCATGATCTCGGGATCGACGATGCCGTCCTTGTTCATCACGAAGCGCGACTTGATGCCGGACGCCTTCTCGATGAATTCGGGCGAGGAGGGGGCCAGGGCGACCACTTCGCCGGCCGCGATGGCGTCGGCGTTGGCGGTGTTGAAGCGCTCGACGAACGTGTTGAAGGCCTCCACGAGCTCGGCGTTCGAAATGCTGTGGGGCGGGGTGAACAGCCCCGTGGCGGCGATGACGGCTTGCGGCAAGACGGCGGTCCCGATGATACGCGCGGACCTCATCCTCGGTGGGACGAGCCCGCGTTCTGACGCTTGTTTGAGCCCGTAGATAGCATGGAAGAGGGCCCCGTCATCCCTGCGGCTTTTCGGCAACGACACGCAATGACCTTAAACGCGGCCGTGAACCGCCGCATGCCCGCCGCGTTATCCGCCTAGCCCTAGGCTGGCTGAGGGAGCTGAAGACTACGAGTAGATTAGGAGTACAACAATGAAGACTCTCATCGCCACTACCCTGGTCGCTGGTTCGGTTCTCGCGACTCCGATGTTCGCTCAGGCTCAGAATACGACCGATGTCTATGGTTCGGTAAACTATGGCCAAACTCGGACGAAGGGCGCTGACACCGGCGCTATTCAAGGTCGCGTGGGCGCCAAGTTTACGCCTAATTTCGGCGTCGAGGCCGAAGTGGCCGGCGGCGTCGACAGTGACACGACTTACACGCCCGGCGGTCCGGCCAAGGTGAAGGTCGAGCACCAGGCGGCCGCCTACGCCGTCGGCTACCTGCCGGTGACCCCGAACCTCGACCTGCTGGGCCGCGTCGGCTACGGCACGACCAAGTTCGACACCAACAATCCGGTCGCCACGCAATTCGACGGCAGCCGCGAGAGCTGGAACTACGGCGTCGGCGCCGAGTACAAGCTGGATGGCAAGAACGGCATCCGCGCCGACTGGACCAAGTCCGAGTACACCAAGAGCGATCTGAGCTCGAACACGGTGTCGGTGGGCTACGTCCGCCACTTCTAGTCGTCTATCGATCGACAGGCTCGGCGCGCCCTTCGCGGGGCGCGCCGTTCGCTTGTCTAGTCCTAGCCGCTGAAGGCGCGGCTGAGGAAGGGCGATCCCGCCAGGCCGAAACGCCAGGGCTGCTCGACGGCCTTGGTGATGCCGATGCGAGGACCCTGGACGACGGCGACCGGCGCGGCCGCGGGCTCCAGGCGAAACGGCGGCGCCGTCATGGACTGGTTGTTCTGCGCGGCGGTAATCCCCAAGGCCTGGCACAGGCGGCCGGGGCCGGCGGCTAGGCGACGAGGATCGCCCAGCCCGCGCCGCGAGATCATCTCATCCAGCCCGAGGGTGGGCTCGAGCGCGCGGAACAGCACCGCCGCGCCCGGGCGCGGGCCGCAGACGATGTTCAGGCACCAGTGCAGCCCGTACGAGCGATAGACATAGGCCCGTCCGACCGGCCCGAACATCGGCGCGTTGCGTGGCGTGGGGCCGGAAAAGGCGTGCGAGGCCGGATCGTCCGGGTCGTAGGCCTCGGTCTCGACTACGACGCCGCCCACGCCCTCGAAGGTCAGCAGGGCGCCGATCAGAAGCCGCGCGACCTCGGGCGAGGGGCGGTCGAGTAGGTCGATCATGCGATCGCTTTCCTGCGGCGCGGCGCGAGCGCCTGTCCGGCTTGAACCCTATCATGCTCGCGCCAGGCCGGAACCGACGGCCGGCGTGGTGTCGAGGCGGGGCTCCAGCGTCGCGGCCGATTCATTCACGGCCCGCGTGAGCGCTTGACGACCGCCACCCGTGCGTCAATCTGAACGGCAATAAGTTACGGGGGAGACGCGTCGGGTTTGGACAAGGCGCTATTGATTCAACTGGGCGGCTCCGTCGCGGCCATCGTCCTGCTGGTGGCTCTGGCGGCGTGGCTGGGCGTGGCGCGGGCCACCCCGCCGCTGGACGCCGAGGCGGCCCGGGCGCTGCTGGCCCAGGAATTTCCCGATCACCGGCCGAGCGCCGTCTGGATCGCCGCCGACGGCGCCGGCGTGATCGCCCGCGAGGGCGCGCTGGCCCTGGTGCTGTACCGGCGCGGCGACGGCTATGTCGCCCGCGATCTGCCGTGGGTGACCGTCGCGGCCCTGAAGCCGACCAACGGCCGACTGACCCTGCGCCTGGCCGACGCCCGTCCTGTCCTGGCCGTCAACGACGACGTCTGGCCGCCGAAAGAGCTCGCCTGATGCTGAAAGCCGCGTTCGATCCCGTCCAGATGGCCATCCCGTTCTTCGTGTTGGCGGTCATTCTGGAAATCCTGCTGGGCCGGTTCGGCAAGGCGCGGGCGAACTACGAACCGCGCGACGCGGCCATGTCGCTGAGCATGGGCCTGGGCAGCACCGTGGCCGGACTGCTGTTCGGCGGGGCGATCTTCGCCGCCACGGTCTGGGTCTGGCAGCACCGGATCTTCACGATCCCGATGACCGCCGTCTGGGCCTGGGTCGTGCTCTTCCTGGCCGAGGACCTGACCTATTACTGGTTCCACCGGCTGGCGCACGAGCGGCGCATCTGGTGGGCCAGCCACGTCAACCACCACACCTCGACCCACTACAACCTGACCACCGCCCTGCGGCAGACCTGGACCGGCGGCGTCGCCGGCACCTGGCTGCTGTGGCTGCCGCTGTCGTTCCTGGGCTTCCCGCCGGCCATGGTGGCGATCCAGAAGGGGATCAGCCTCGTCTACCAGTTCTGGATCCACACCGAGGCGATCAAGCGCATGCCACGCTGGTTCGAGGCGGTGTTCAACACGCCCTCGCACCACCGCGTGCACCACGCCCGCAACGCCCGCTATCTGGACGCCAACTACGCCGGCATCCTGATCATCTGGGACCGGATGTTCGGCACCTTCATCCCCGAGGTCGACGAGGAGCCTTGCCGCTACGGAACGGTGAAGAACCTGGGCAACTTCAACCTGCTGCACAACGTCTTCCACGAGTGGATCGGCATCGCCAGGGACCTGGCCGGGGCGAAGTCGCCGCGCGAGGCCTTCGGCTACGTCTTCGGTCCGCCTGGCTGGAGCCCCGACGGCTCGCGCGACACTTCCCACACGCTGAAGGCCAAGTGGCGGGCGCGGATGGAAGCGGCGGACGAAGGCGCGCCGCCGCAATAAAGCCTTGCTGTGACGGACTGATCCTGGGTTGAGTGGCGTTCCCCCCGAAGCTCATACGGAGAGGTTCGATGCCCCGCGTCCTGGGCCTGCTGCTGGCGACCCTGATCGTCTTGGCGTCCGCGCCAGCGGCGCGGGCGGAGATCCGCGATTTCACGATCGCCTCCAAGGCCTTCGACGGCGCCAAGATCGGGATCAGCGGTCAGCGGCGTGTCCGGGTCTATCTACCGGACAGCTACGAGGCTTCTGGCCGGCGCTATCCAGTCATCTACTTCCTGCACAACGCCTTCGACGACGAGAAGTCGGCGTTCGACCGCGACGGTTTCGGGCGGCTGATGGACCAGGCGATCGCGGCCCGGGCGATCCCGCCGGTCGTGGTGGTGGCGGCCGACTTCAGCACGCCGCTGGGGAGTTCGATCTACGCCAGTTCGCCGGTCACCGGCCGCTGGGACGATTTCCTGGCCGTCGAGCTGGTCGGCTGGACCGACAGGACCTTCCGCACCCTGGCCCGGCGCGAGAGCCGGGGCTTGGCCGGCGACCGGATGGGCGGTCACGGCGCCCTGGCCATGGGCATGCGCCACGCGGACGTCTTCGGCGCGGTCTACGCCCTGCACCCGATCGGGGCGGGCATGGGGATGCAGCCGATGTGGACCCGGCCGAACCTGGAGCTGCTGCAGAACGCCAAGTCGCTGGACGACCTCAAGGGCGACGGTTTCTCGCAACTGTTCACCGCCATCTACCAGGCGCACCTGCCCAATGCGGACAAGCCGCCGCTCTATGTCGACCTGCCGGCCCGCAAGGTCGGTGACAAGGTGGTGGTCGACGCCAGGTTGACGGCGCAGCTGATCGAGAGCTTTGCCCTGGATCACCAGGTCCTGCGCCACGCCGACGACCTGAAGACCCTGCGGGGGCTGAAGTTCGACTGGGGGCGGAACGATACGGTCGTCGACCACGTCGTTTCGCTACAGGCCTTCTCGCGCCTGCTGACCGAGCTGGGCGTGCCGCACGAGGCCGAGGAGTACGTCGGCGGCTGGGGCGACCGCACCTGGGGCGAGACCGGGCGGGTCTATACCGCCATGCTGCCGTTCTTCGCCCGGACCCTGGCCAGCAAGTAGGCTCAGTCGCGCAGCAGCGGCAGCGACAGGCCCGTGGCCTGGCGCGCGGCCAGCATCTCGCGGCGGAAGCGGAACAGTTCGGCGGGGCGGCCGCCGGTCTCGGCGTCCAGGCGCCCCAGGCCCTCGACCAGCTCCTCGCGCTCGACCACCCGGCGGAAGTTCTGCTTGTGCAGCTGGACGCCGGCGATGGCCTCGACCGTGCGCTGCAGGGTCGAGAGAGTGAATTCCTCGGGCGTCAGCTCGAACACCACCGGGCGGTACTTGATCTTTCCGCGCAGGCGCGAAAGGCCGGTGGCCAGGATCCGCCGGTGGTCTGAGATCATCGGCTCGCCCAGCGCCGCCGACAGGGCTTCCGGCTCGGCCGGATCGTGGCCGTCGGCGCGGTCGCGGTCGCGGGCCGCCTCGGGCGCCAGGCCGGCTTCGTAGAGCAGCTCGTAGCGCTCCAGCACCCGTTCCTCGTTCCAGGGCGCGCCATCCAGGGCGAAGGCGAGGCGGGCGCGCGACCACTTGGCCGCGTCATCGCCGGCCCAGCGGCGCAGGGCCGGGGCGATGGCTTCGTCCAGCAGGGCCGGGCGGCCGGCGCGCCAGTCCTCCCAGGGGAAGAACCTGGTCCACGGAGCCCAGGCGGTGTCGGGGGCGTCGGTGTCGACGGCCTTGGGCGTCAGGCCCAGATAGCCGACCGAGACCACGCGCGCCGCGCCGGCTCCAACCTCGGCGCGCGGCGCGTCGCGGCCCTTGTCGCCGAAGGTGTAGAGCTGCTCGACATAGCCCAGCTGGAACCGGGTCTGGGCGGTGACGAAGGCGCGCAGGCCCAGCTCGAAGGTGCGGTGCGCCTCGGGATCGAACGGGCCGAACGGCAGGCCCGAGAGCGGCGAGGCGATGTCCGTGACGGCGTCATGCGGTCGCACGGTCAGGACGACGGCCTCGCCGTCGCGGATCGCGACGACCACCGCCGAGAGGCCGATGACGACCGAGATGCTCATTCGGTCTCGAACGCCGCGCCGGGCGCGGACTCGAAGCCGGCGGCTCTGGACAGAACGTGGAACCGCTGGACGTAACGGGCCTGGGCCTCGAACGGTGGCTGCGGGACGATACGCAGGTCATAGCCGGCCGGCGGCGCGCCGAAGATCTGAAGGGACTCGGCGTGCTCGAAGCCCGCCAGCTGGGTGGCCTCGAAGAAGGCGCAGGCGCGGTCGGCCTGCTTGATCAGCTTCTTGATCGGGGCGGGGGTTTTCACGGGCAGGCCGAAGCGGATGTGGATGGCGTCCTCCAGCCTAGCCTCGAAATCCTTGTAGCTCACCCCCAGCGCCGCCTTGAACGGGCTGATCATGTCGCCGATCACGTACTCGCTGGCGTCGTGCAGCAGGGCGGCCAGGCGCCAGCGCGGCTCCAGGTCCGGCTTGATGTGCGCGGCGATCTCCTCGACCACCAGGCTGTGCTGGGCGACCGAGAAGCCGTGGTCGCCGATCGTCTGACCGTTCCATCGGGCGACACGGGCAAGGCCGTGGGCGATGTCCTCGATCTCGATGTCCATCGGCGACGGATCGAGCAGGTCGAGCCGACGTCCGGAGAGCATTCTTTGCCACGCGCGGGGCGGTGCGCCCCTATGCAGCCCTTTGGCCACGAGATCGTTCCTTACGGTGAAGGTGTTGACTGGCGCATCGGTTGAGAAAGATCAATGTGGCCGTCGCCGTCATCTGTGGAAATGCCCTTGAAGGGAGTTCGATCATGAGTTGGGCGAGAATTATGGTTCCGCTGGCCGGAACCCCGAACGACAAGGGCGTCATCACCTCCGCCGCGGCGCTGGCCGCGGCCTTCCAGGCCGAGCTGGCCTGTGTCCACGCCCCCGCCGACATGGCCGACCTGATGCCCTGGATGGGCGAGGGATTCATGGGCGGCGTACAGGTCACCGCGCTGGAGAGCCTCAAGGAAGCGGCTCAGGAAGGCGCCAAGGCCTGTGACAAGCTGGCGGCCGAGACGGCCTATCCGCAAACGCGAGTGATCAGCCTGGACTCCCCGGTCTGGGCGGGCCTGGCCATGGAAGGGCGCCTGTCGGACGTCATCGTGTTCGACGACGCCTCGGCGCGCGGCAAGGGGCCGCTGGCCGAAGCGTTCCAGCAACTGGTCGCTGACGAGCAGCGTCCGACCCTGGTGGCGCGTCCGGGCTTCAGGCCCGATGGCGTGGCCCTGGTGGCGTGGGACGGCGGCAAGGAAGCCAGCCGCGCCATGCGCACGGCCCTGCCGCTGCTGCAGAAGGCCAGTTCGGTGATCGTGGCCGGGGCGCCGGCCGCCTCGTCGCGGGCCTTCGAACTGGAGCGCCTGGTGGAATTCCTGGCGGCCCGGGGCGTGAACGCCTCGGTGAAGGTCCTGGAAGGCGGCAATGACGCGGCGAGCCTGCTGCTGGGGGCGGCGAAGGACACGGGGGCGAACCTCCTGGTCGCCGGCGCGTTCGGTCATCCCAGGCTGCAGGAGTTCATCTTCGGAGGAACCACCCGCACGCTGCTCAACAGCGACGGTCCGTCGCTGTTCCTATCGCACTGACCATCCAGATCTAGAAAGAAGGGGAGACTGGCGAATGTCCCTGTCCCGTATCGTCATGCGCCTGGCGCGCAATCCCGGCACCGAGTTCGCCGGTGGCGACGACCATCGCGGCTACGCCCTGACCGCGCCTCTGACCGAGGACGGCCATATCGACGAGGGCGAATACGCCAAGGTGAAGGGAGAGTGCGCCGTGCGCCGCTTCGCCCCGGACGAGGACGCGGTGGATGGTCGCCTGAACCGGCGCGGGACCCGCTGGTTCTTCGACTATGACGACGAGGACAGCGCGGACGACGAGCCTCTGCACCGGCTGGGCGAGCACCGTTTCGCGCTAGGCGAATACGTCACCGTCACCGACGAGGATGGCCGGCCGCTGACCTACAAGGTGATGGAGGTCGCGCCGGTCTAGCGGACCGGCGCTAGCCCTCAGCCCCCAACGTTGTGGCGGACCAGGGCCTTCATGTCGCGGAAGATGTCGTGGTCGTCGGTGTCGCGGGTCTTGGCCTTGACGACGGCCACGGCCAGCGGCCCGCCCTTGGGGCCGCGGGCCTCGTAGCCCGCCAGGCGATAGCCCTTGGGCGCTTTGTCGTTGGCCAGGATCAGGGTCGAGCGCACGGCGTCGCCGCCCTTCTTGGCGCGGATTTCGGCCCCATGGTTGTCGGCCTTGATGGTCACGTCGCCCTCGTGCTCGTCCTCGGCCTGAACATTGACCGAGCCGTTGGCGTCATCGCCCCTGATATTGACGTTCTTGTTGACCTTCACCTCGGCCGCGCCGCCGTCGCTGTTGATGGTCAGGTGACCGATGCGGATATCGGCGCCGTTGTCGCTGGCGTCGATATTGACGCCCGGCAGGTGGATGCTGGTCTTGTTCTTGCCGGCCTTTTGCGGCGGCTTCGGCGTGGCCGGCGGGGTAGGCATGATCTGCTTCAGCTCGCCCTCGATCGGCGCCAGGGCCGCTTCGGCGTCGCCGCCGTTCAGGCGGACCAGGCGAAGGGTCACCGTGGCCTGGGCCGACTGGTAGGCGCACGACTGGCCGTCTTGGGCGATGCTGACGCGCGTCAGCTGGCCCTGGCGTTCCGGACAGTCCAGGCGATCGATGACGCGCATCGGCTCGCGCCGGCCCAGGCGCCGCTCATGGCGGTCCGGCTGGTCGGTCTGGGCGGGGTGACAGGCGGTCAGGATCGTCGCGCCGACGCCGATCGTCAGCGCCGCAGCCAGCCATTTCGAATGACGCATGGATGTTCCCTGGGACCTTCCCCGTTTGCGCGAGCCCTCGTTCGCGCGGGCTCTCGTTGCGCGGGAAAGTGGTCGCGCACTCGGCGCGCGTCCAGTGAATTCAAGGTAACGGCGATTTGGTCGCGGGCGCGGCGGGACGCCGGCCCGGCGATCACTGACCCGGGCGCGCGCCCGAGCCCTCGCGGCGGGCCAGAAAGGCCAGGCGCTCGAACAGGTGGACGTCCTGCTCGTTCTTCAGCAGGGCGCCATGCAGCGGCGGGATCAGCTTGGTCGGATCCTTCTCGCGCAGGACCGTGTCGTCGATGTCCTCGACCAGCAGCAGCTTCAACCAGTCCAGCAGCTCGGACGTCGAGGGCTTCTTCTTCAGGCCCGGCACCTTGCGCATGTCGTAGAAGATGCGCAGCGCCTCGGCGACCAGCTTCTGCTTGATGCCCGGGAAGTGGACGTCGACGATGGCCTGCATCGTCGCCTCCTCGGGGAAGCGGATGTAGTGGAAGAAGCAGCGGCGCAGGAAGGCGTCCGGCAGTTCCTTCTCGTTGTTCGAGGTGATGATCATCACCGGCCGGACCTTGGCCTTGATTGTCTCGCCGGTCTCGTAGACGTAGAATTCCATGCGATCGAGCTCCTGCAGGAGGTCGTTCGGGAACTCGATGTCGGCCTTGTCGATCTCGTCGATCAGCAGCACCGGGCGCTGTTCGCTCTCGAACGCCTCCCAGAGCTTGCCCTTCTTGATGTAGTTGGCGACGTCCTTGACGCGCTCGTCGCCCAGCTGGCTGTCGCGCAGGCGGGTGACGGCGTCGTATTCGTAGAGGCCCTGCTGGGCCTTGGTCGTCGACTTGATGTGCCAGGTGATCAGCGGCGCGCCCATCGCCTTGGCGACCTCGTAGGCCAGGACCGTCTTGCCGGTGCCGGGCTCGCCCTTGATCAGCAGGGGACGCTCCAGGGCCACGGCGGCGTTCACCGCGACCTTCAGGTCCTCGGTCGCCACGTAGTCGGAAGTGCCTTCGAAGCGCTGGCTCATGTGAATCGGATCCGGTTCGAACAGTTGTTCAAATTGAACGGATCAAACTACCGGCGCGGACGCGGTTGGCAAGAGCGTCGGCGCGGTATGGGTCCGGATGTCAGGCCGGAACGTCATAGCCCTTGCCGCGCAAGCGGTCGGCCATCTCGTCGCGCTTTCCAAGCCAGTCGCGCGCCAGAAGGCCCAGCCCGACCACGTCGACCGGTTGGCCGTTCTTGATCACGTGGTCGCGGAACAGCGCCTCGCGCTGAAAGCCATGGGCTTCGTGCAGCTTCCACACCGCCTCGTTCGACAGCAGGACTTCGCACCACAACTTGTTCAGGCCCATCACGCCGAACACCTGCTCGATCGCCCAGAACTCGACATAGGAGCCGACGCCCAGGCCGCGCACGCTGGGGCTGGCCAGATAGTAGGCCCAGGCGCAACGACGATGGGTCTCGTCGATGTCGGCCAGATTGATCAGGCCCACGGGCTCGCCGTTGACCTCGATGATCCAGTAGCGGCGATCCCGGCGGGTGGGGATGGCCTCGAACCATCGATCATGCTCGTCCCGCGAGATGGGATGGTCCGAGTACATGTAGGCGGCGACCTCGGGGCTGTTGCGCCAGGCCAGCAGTCGCTCACGGTCGCCCTCGGCGACGTCGCGCATCTTGACGGTCGTGCTCATACGCGAGGGTCTCCGCCCAGGGTCCGCAGGTCGGGCCGTGCGCGGACCAGGGCCCGGACGTCGTCCGAAACGAAGGCCGGACGGGCAGGGTAGAGGGCGTCGTAGACGGCGCGGACGAAGTCCAGGTCGTCGGGCCGATCGACGGTCCAGCGCACCTCGCCCTCGTCACGGTCCTGGGTCAGGGTCGCCAGACGGTATCGCTCGGGACGGCGATAGATGAAGGGCGTCACGTGCTCGCGGTCGTACGGATCGGCCGTTTCCGCGTGGGCCTGCCGCAGGACGGCGGTCCTGAAGACCTCGACGTCCAGGCCCTTGGGGAAGGTTCGCGTGTCGCCCGTGTTGGAGGCGTAGTCGGCGCCCGAGCGCTCGAACAGCGCGATCGTGTCGTCGATCACCGTGGGATCGGCGAGAGGGCAGTCGGCCGTAAGACGTAAGGCCGCGGTTTGGTCGCCGGCCGCGTCCAGCGCGGCGATGAATCGCGAGAGGACGTCGTCGAGATCGCCGCGAACCACCTCGACGCCCGCCGCCGCCAAGCTTTCGACAAGCGGATCGTCGTCGGGGCGGACCGAGGTCGCGACGATCAGGCGC encodes:
- a CDS encoding beta-ketoacyl-ACP synthase III, whose product is MPQAVIAATGLFTPPHSISNAELVEAFNTFVERFNTANADAIAAGEVVALAPSSPEFIEKASGIKSRFVMNKDGIVDPEIMRPVIPERSNDELSILAEMAVKAAEQAIARWGKPVSEIGAVICAASNMQRPYPAMAIEIQQALGIEGFAFDMNVACSSATFGIKTAADFVTTGSAKAVLMVNPEICSGHLNFKDRDSHFIFGDVATAVIVEDADQATDGWEILGTRLKTQFSNNIRNNFGFLNRAAPEGIDAKDKLFVQEGRKVFREVVPMVSEMIVEHARDLDIDPATLKRLWLHQANINMNEMIGRKVLGRDPAPGENVIILDEYANTSSAGSIIAFHTANDDFAPGETGLICSFGAGYSAGTVFVRKR
- a CDS encoding porin family protein yields the protein MKTLIATTLVAGSVLATPMFAQAQNTTDVYGSVNYGQTRTKGADTGAIQGRVGAKFTPNFGVEAEVAGGVDSDTTYTPGGPAKVKVEHQAAAYAVGYLPVTPNLDLLGRVGYGTTKFDTNNPVATQFDGSRESWNYGVGAEYKLDGKNGIRADWTKSEYTKSDLSSNTVSVGYVRHF
- a CDS encoding alpha/beta hydrolase; translation: MPRVLGLLLATLIVLASAPAARAEIRDFTIASKAFDGAKIGISGQRRVRVYLPDSYEASGRRYPVIYFLHNAFDDEKSAFDRDGFGRLMDQAIAARAIPPVVVVAADFSTPLGSSIYASSPVTGRWDDFLAVELVGWTDRTFRTLARRESRGLAGDRMGGHGALAMGMRHADVFGAVYALHPIGAGMGMQPMWTRPNLELLQNAKSLDDLKGDGFSQLFTAIYQAHLPNADKPPLYVDLPARKVGDKVVVDARLTAQLIESFALDHQVLRHADDLKTLRGLKFDWGRNDTVVDHVVSLQAFSRLLTELGVPHEAEEYVGGWGDRTWGETGRVYTAMLPFFARTLASK
- a CDS encoding YfbR-like 5'-deoxynucleotidase, which encodes MAKGLHRGAPPRAWQRMLSGRRLDLLDPSPMDIEIEDIAHGLARVARWNGQTIGDHGFSVAQHSLVVEEIAAHIKPDLEPRWRLAALLHDASEYVIGDMISPFKAALGVSYKDFEARLEDAIHIRFGLPVKTPAPIKKLIKQADRACAFFEATQLAGFEHAESLQIFGAPPAGYDLRIVPQPPFEAQARYVQRFHVLSRAAGFESAPGAAFETE
- a CDS encoding sterol desaturase family protein, giving the protein MLKAAFDPVQMAIPFFVLAVILEILLGRFGKARANYEPRDAAMSLSMGLGSTVAGLLFGGAIFAATVWVWQHRIFTIPMTAVWAWVVLFLAEDLTYYWFHRLAHERRIWWASHVNHHTSTHYNLTTALRQTWTGGVAGTWLLWLPLSFLGFPPAMVAIQKGISLVYQFWIHTEAIKRMPRWFEAVFNTPSHHRVHHARNARYLDANYAGILIIWDRMFGTFIPEVDEEPCRYGTVKNLGNFNLLHNVFHEWIGIARDLAGAKSPREAFGYVFGPPGWSPDGSRDTSHTLKAKWRARMEAADEGAPPQ
- a CDS encoding cytidylyltransferase domain-containing protein, which translates into the protein MTLAVLQARMSSSRLPGKVMADLAGAPMILRQIERVRRAGRISRLIVATSVRPDDDPLVESLAAAGVEVVRGDLDDVLSRFIAALDAAGDQTAALRLTADCPLADPTVIDDTIALFERSGADYASNTGDTRTFPKGLDVEVFRTAVLRQAHAETADPYDREHVTPFIYRRPERYRLATLTQDRDEGEVRWTVDRPDDLDFVRAVYDALYPARPAFVSDDVRALVRARPDLRTLGGDPRV
- a CDS encoding AAA family ATPase, with the translated sequence MSQRFEGTSDYVATEDLKVAVNAAVALERPLLIKGEPGTGKTVLAYEVAKAMGAPLITWHIKSTTKAQQGLYEYDAVTRLRDSQLGDERVKDVANYIKKGKLWEAFESEQRPVLLIDEIDKADIEFPNDLLQELDRMEFYVYETGETIKAKVRPVMIITSNNEKELPDAFLRRCFFHYIRFPEEATMQAIVDVHFPGIKQKLVAEALRIFYDMRKVPGLKKKPSTSELLDWLKLLLVEDIDDTVLREKDPTKLIPPLHGALLKNEQDVHLFERLAFLARREGSGARPGQ
- the pseH gene encoding UDP-4-amino-4,6-dideoxy-N-acetyl-beta-L-altrosamine N-acetyltransferase codes for the protein MSTTVKMRDVAEGDRERLLAWRNSPEVAAYMYSDHPISRDEHDRWFEAIPTRRDRRYWIIEVNGEPVGLINLADIDETHRRCAWAYYLASPSVRGLGVGSYVEFWAIEQVFGVMGLNKLWCEVLLSNEAVWKLHEAHGFQREALFRDHVIKNGQPVDVVGLGLLARDWLGKRDEMADRLRGKGYDVPA
- a CDS encoding universal stress protein, producing MSWARIMVPLAGTPNDKGVITSAAALAAAFQAELACVHAPADMADLMPWMGEGFMGGVQVTALESLKEAAQEGAKACDKLAAETAYPQTRVISLDSPVWAGLAMEGRLSDVIVFDDASARGKGPLAEAFQQLVADEQRPTLVARPGFRPDGVALVAWDGGKEASRAMRTALPLLQKASSVIVAGAPAASSRAFELERLVEFLAARGVNASVKVLEGGNDAASLLLGAAKDTGANLLVAGAFGHPRLQEFIFGGTTRTLLNSDGPSLFLSH
- a CDS encoding DNA-3-methyladenine glycosylase; amino-acid sequence: MIDLLDRPSPEVARLLIGALLTFEGVGGVVVETEAYDPDDPASHAFSGPTPRNAPMFGPVGRAYVYRSYGLHWCLNIVCGPRPGAAVLFRALEPTLGLDEMISRRGLGDPRRLAAGPGRLCQALGITAAQNNQSMTAPPFRLEPAAAPVAVVQGPRIGITKAVEQPWRFGLAGSPFLSRAFSG